From the Quercus lobata isolate SW786 chromosome 6, ValleyOak3.0 Primary Assembly, whole genome shotgun sequence genome, one window contains:
- the LOC115949920 gene encoding uncharacterized protein LOC115949920: MQAMKEQMEVMMNTLKGRVSNDLDDLVNRTNSLFTASVNCFPLPHKFRMPHTDSYNGIKDPLDHLETFKTLMQLQGVADEIMCRAFLTTLKGAARIWFSRLTPGPINTFKELSAQFISHFIRGHRYKKSTACLMNIKQREDETLRSYITRFNKEALSIDETDDKILVVAFTSGLRKGKFLFSLNKNDPKTMLDVLYRATKYMNAEDALLSYRISPEKGKDKRTYGKMGGARWLGPENDGRIDAPNPPLGDSQASPR, encoded by the coding sequence ATGCAAGCAATGAAGGAGCAGATGGAAGTTATGATGAACACACTCAAGGGACGAGTATCCAACGATCTTGACGACCTAGTCAACCGGACCAACTCACTGTTCACTGCCTCTGTCAATTGCTTCCCTCTACCGCATAAATTCCGCATGCCACATACAGACAGCTACAATGGAATCAAGGATCCTTTAGATCACCTGGAGACCTTTAAGACCTTGATGCAGCTTCAAGGAGTTGCAGATGAAATCATGTGTAGGGCTTTCCTTACAACGCTGAAGGGTGCTgcaagaatttggttcagtCGGTTAACGCCTGGCCCTATCAATACTTTCAAGGAGCTGAGCGCCCAGTTCATTTCACACTTCATTAGAGGGCACAGATACAAGAAGTCAACTGCATGTCTGATGAACATTAAGCAGCGGGAGGACGAGACGCTAAGGTCTTATATAACCCGTTTCAACAAGGAGGCCCTCTCAATTGACGAGACGGATGACAAGATACTTGTAGTAGCATTCACTAGTGGGTTACGAAAAGGTAAGTTCCTATTTTCTCTGAACAAGAATGATCCAAAGACCATGTTGGACGTACTTTATAGGGCTACTAAGTATATGAACGCGGAAGACGCATTGCTGTCCTACAGGATAAGCCCAGAAAAAGGGAAAGACAAGAGGACATATGGCAAGATGGGGGGCGCAAGGTGGCTAGGACCAGAGAACGACGGGAGGATAGACGCTCCAAACCCCCCACTGGGAGATTCACAAGCTTCACCCCGTTAA
- the LOC115949919 gene encoding uncharacterized protein LOC115949919, which yields MQIEDKRILTFRGKLKGDLSKRPRDKYCCFHRDHGHDTVDCYDLKQQIEALIRQGKLQRFVSKEQMDPPQEQALRRENKRPRSSIGDIRMIMGGTTTSGSSKKARKTYLRMVQNIQLTGTVPKMTRIDNPVIGFSEENARRLHHPHDDALVVSLRVGDYNMHRVLVDNSSLVDILYYPAFQQMRINREQLVPVNAPLVGFGGMRVFPIGAVTLSVTVGDYPQQITKEVTFLVVTCSFAYNAILGRPTLNSLKAVILTYHLMIKFPTDYGVGELRRNQVAAREYYIAMLEMDDHQQIMCIGEQWTVAELVEELEEVILDDLRPEQTTRVGTLASWPVRQELTTFLRDNQDVFAWSYEDMPGIDPLIIFHKLNVSPSFSPIWQKK from the coding sequence ATGCAGATCGAAGACAAAAGAATCCTGACATTCCGCGGCAAGTTGAAAGGAGATCTTAGCAAGAGGCCAAGGGACAAGTACTGCTGCTTCCATCGAGACCACGGTCATGACACAGTTGACTGCTACGATCTAAAACAGCAGATAGAGGCCCTTATAAGACAGGGGAAGCTACAGAGGTTCGTTAGCAAGGAACAAATGGATCCACCCCAAGAGCAGGCCCTACGACGGGAGAATAAGCGCCCAAGGTCATCCATTggagacataaggatgatcaTGGGGGGCACGACAACCTCTGGGTCATCCAAAAAAGCCAGGAAGACATACCTGAGAATGGTCCAGAATATCCAGCTTACGGGCACTGTACCCAAGATGACACGGATCGACAACCCCGTCATCGGATTTTCAGAAGAAAATGCTCGAAGGCTGCACCACCCGCATGACGATGCGCTTGTTGTCAGTCTAAGggtaggagactacaacatgcaccgggttCTGGTCGATAACAGCAGTTTGGTAGACATCCTGTATTACCCGGCTTTTCAGCAGATGAGAATTAATAGGGAACAGTTGGTCCCAGTTAATGCCCCTCTAGTTGGTTTCGGAGGGATGAGAGTGTTCCCCATCGGTGCTGTCACATTGTCAGTAACGGTGGGTGATTACCCCCAGCAGATCACTAAGGAAGTAACATTCCTGGTGGTCACTTGTTCGTTTGCTTACAATGCCATCCTCGGACGACCCACCCTCAACTCATTGAAGGCTGTAATTTTAACCTACCATttaatgatcaagttcccaaCGGATTATGGAGTAGGAGAACTGCGCAGAAATCAAGTGGCAGCACGAGAATACTATATTGCTATGCTAGAGATGGACGATCATCAACAAATAATGTGCATAGGAGAACAATGGACAGTAGCGGAGCTAGTCGAAGAGTTAGAAGAAGTAATCCTTGATGACTTAAGGCCAGAACAAACGACTAGAGTGGGTACATTGGCAAGCTGGCCGGTGCGCCAAGAGCTCACGACATTCCTAAGAGACAATCAAGACGTGTTCGCCTGGAGTTACGAAGACATGCCAGGGATCGACCCCTTAATCATTTTTCACAAACTGAATGTATCACCTTCATTTTCCCCAATCTGGCAGAAGAAATGA